Below is a window of Natronorubrum halophilum DNA.
GATCGCGGTAGATAACGGCCCGCAGGAGGTGATAGTAGCCGCCCGTCCGGAGCGGTTGCGGGGCGGCCGTCATCGTGCCCCTCCATCCTCACCGCGACTGCGGCCGATCGATATCATCGGTGACTCCCCTCCCCGGTCATCTCGACGAACGCTTCCTCGAGGTCGGGCTGGACGGTGTCGACGGCCGCGAGCTCGAGCCCGTGGCGTTCCATGGCGTCGGTCAGGCGGTAGAACGTCGCGGAGTCGGCCGCCACCTCGAAGCGCGTTCGGTCGTCCAGTCGCTCGAGCGCGGTCACGTCGAACCGGTCGCGGAGGTCGGCGAGGATCGCGTCGTCGGCTCCGCGGACGGTGAGCCGATACCCCTGCGTCTCGAAGCCCGCAAGCAGGCTCTCGACGGTGTCGTTGGCGATGATCCGGCCCTCGTTCATGATGATCACGCGGTCGCAGACCGCCTCGATGACGTCCATGTCGTGACTGGACACCAGCAGCGTCAGACCGCGTTCTTCGGCCAGCGTGACGAGTTCGCGCCGGAGTTTGAGCGAACTCTCGACGTCGAGACCGAGCGTCGGCTCGTCGAGGAACGCGACGGAGACGCTCCCGGAGAGAACGCTCGCCAGCGAGACTTTCTGTTTCATTCCCCGGGAGAGCTCCCGAACCGGGGTATCGGCCCTGTCCGCGAGGTCGAAGCGTTCCAACAGTTCGTCGTGGCGGTCGGCGAGTGCGTCGGGGTTCTGGCCCCTGATCGCCGCGAAGTATCGGAGGTTCTCCCTGACGGTGAGCCGCCAGTAGTCGTTGCGCGCTCCCTCTAACATGGCGTCGACGTGTTGATAGGCCTCCCGCGGTCGACCGTAGACGTCGATCCCCTGGATCCGAACCGATCCCGAATCGGGGAGTATCAAGCCGAGGATCGATTTGATCGTCGTCGTCTTTCCGGCACCGTTGGGACCGAGTATCCCGATCACCTCGCCGGATTCGACGGTAAAGGAGACGTCCTCGACGGCCGTCACGGCGTCTTCTCCGTCCCCGAAGGTCTTCGAAAGCCCGTCGACGGCGAGTGCGGGGACGCCCCGTTCGTCCCCGGAGCGGGCGCTCGCCGCTCCGGTTTCGGCGACAGCGTCGCTCTCGACCGTGTCGACAGTTTCGGGGTTCGTTGGCTCGGTACTCATGAATCCGTTGATATGTTCAGTAGTTCCGTCGAAAGGAAGACGCTTTTGGTCCGCTCGAGAGGGGGTGGTCTCGAGGGAAATCTCCTCGCGGTCGAATCGCTGCGGCGTTCCCAGCGTCGCCTCGAGATTTGTTATCGTCATTATTCATTTATCGGTCCGGTCGGGATCGGTCGGCTCCGCGAGAAGGTTGGCGGGTCGCACGCGGGTACTCATCGCTGGCTCTGGCAGATCGGCGACCTCGAGGGTTCTTACCTGCGGGTAAGCCAAAAGGAGACATCGCACGTTCCAAAAACGGAGACGAAGAGCGTACCGTCGGACGGACGCGCCTCATCGGCGCTCGGCCGCCGACAGGGTAAACGAGAACGTCGCTCCCGCACCCGGTTCGGAATCGACCCAGATGTCGCCGTCGTGGCGTTCGACGATCCGCTGACAGAGCGCGAGTCCGATCCCGGTGCCGGGATGTTCCTCGCGGCTGTGGAGGCGCTGGAAGACGTCGAACACGCGCTCTTGATCCGCGGGATCGATACCGATTCCCTCATCGTGGACTGACACCACCCACCTCTGTCCGCGCCGCTCGGCGTCGACGCGGATACGGGGCGTCTCGTCCCCGCTGTACGTGATCGCGTTCGTCAGGAGGTTCTGGAGGACCTGTCGCAACTGGCTCGGATCACCCTCGACGCGGGGCAATTCCTCGACCGTGATCTCGACCCCGTGGTCCTCGATCTGGAGTTGAAGATCCTCGAGGACGTCTTCGAGAACGGCCTCGAGTTCCACCGGCTCGAGCGGGTCCCCGCGCGTCTC
It encodes the following:
- a CDS encoding ABC transporter ATP-binding protein, producing the protein MSTEPTNPETVDTVESDAVAETGAASARSGDERGVPALAVDGLSKTFGDGEDAVTAVEDVSFTVESGEVIGILGPNGAGKTTTIKSILGLILPDSGSVRIQGIDVYGRPREAYQHVDAMLEGARNDYWRLTVRENLRYFAAIRGQNPDALADRHDELLERFDLADRADTPVRELSRGMKQKVSLASVLSGSVSVAFLDEPTLGLDVESSLKLRRELVTLAEERGLTLLVSSHDMDVIEAVCDRVIIMNEGRIIANDTVESLLAGFETQGYRLTVRGADDAILADLRDRFDVTALERLDDRTRFEVAADSATFYRLTDAMERHGLELAAVDTVQPDLEEAFVEMTGEGSHR